A genomic segment from Thamnophis elegans isolate rThaEle1 chromosome 3, rThaEle1.pri, whole genome shotgun sequence encodes:
- the ANKRD66 gene encoding ankyrin repeat domain-containing protein 66, with amino-acid sequence MTELHEAVALGKCDLVEEILQRELADPNCKDADWSDRTPLHWAAANGHSKIVKLLVEHGARLALRTEAGWTPVHFAAESGQLGVLRTLHSLHAPMDAPDLYGDVPRRIAEIYGHKACVKFLEIAEIEYRAYCQMAKSKGIQLDEKDDAWELKKEELLKSKPFSPKKHLKHKMHRKDGVPSRKQ; translated from the exons ATGACGGAGCTGCACGAAGCGGTGGCTTTGGGTAAATGCGATTTAGTGGAAGAAATCCTCCAGAGGGAGCTCGCGGACCCAAATTGCAAAGATGCGGACTGGAGCGACCGGACGCCCCTCCACTGGGCGGCAGCAAACG GCCACTCAAAGATAGTAAAGCTGCTTGTGGAACATGGTGCTCGCCTGGCTTTACGAACTGAGGCAGGTTGGACTCCAGTTCATTTTGCTGCAGAATCGGGGCAACTGGGTGTGTTGAGAACACTGCACTCCTTGCATGCACCAATGGATGCCCCAGATCTCTATGGAGATGTCCCAAGAAGAATTGCAGAAATCTATGGGCACAAAGCCTGCGTCAAATTCTTGGAAAT AGCTGAAATAGAATACAGGGCATATTGCCAGATGGCAAAATCAAAGGGAATTCAACTGGATGAGAAGGATGACGCTTGGGAGCTTAAGAAGGAAGAACTTTTGAAAAGCAAACCCTTCTCTCCAAAGAAACATTTGAAACACAAGATGCACAGAAAGGATGGTGtgcctt